TGCACAAACCGAATGTCAAGTTGCTTGTTAGCAACCCTTTCTCTCACAAAGTGGAAATCTATCTCTATGTGTTTTGTCCTTGCATGAAACACATGATTAGCAGATAGATAGgtagcaccaagattatcacaccacaaACATGGGGCCTTGGTGTTTTTCACACCAAGTTCTTTAAGAATAGATTGAACCCATATAATTTCTGCTGTTGCATTTGCCAATGCTTTGTATTCTGCCTCTGTACTTGATCTAGACACAGTTGTCTGTTTCCTTGCACTCCATAATATTAGGTTAGGACCAAAAAAGACTGCAAAGCCACCAATGGAGCGTCTATCATCCAGACTGCCTGCCCAATCAGAATCAGAGAAGGCactaaccaaggtagatggtgacttGCTGAAATTAAGACCAATGCTCAAAGTATTTTTGACATATCGAACTATACGTTTAGCAGCAGTCCAATGAACAGTGGTggatgcatgaagaaactgacataCTTTGTTGACAGCAAAAGAAATATCAGGCCTTGTCAAAGTTAAGTACTGCAATGCACCGACTAGGCTCCTGTATTTAGTGTTGTCCTCTTTGCTTAGAGGTGTACCTTCTGTAAGAGACAGTTTTTCAGAACTTGACAAAGGAGTGGGTGAGGGTTTACAACCTTGCAAGTCAGCCTTTTTTACCAAATCAGTGGCATATTTTTCCTGGGAGAGATGAAGTCCATCATCATGTTTCTTCACTTCAATCCCTAGGAAATAATGAAGATTTCCAAGATCCTTAAGAGCAAAATCTGTGCTCAAGTCCTTCAATATTGCAGTTATTGCTTCATCAGATGAACTTGTAACAATAATACCATCAACATAAATGAGAACAAATATGGATGTGTTCAATTTATTGAAAATGAACAGTGAAGTATCAGACTTGGAAGGAACAAAACCGAGTGTCTGCATTTTATGACAAAGGCGTGAATACCATGCCCTTGGTGCTTGCTTTAACCCATACAGTGCTTTGTCAAGTTTGCATACAAATGAGGGTGCTTGTTCATTTTCAAACCCAGAAGGTTGTTTCATGTATACTTACTCTTCCAGAACACGATGCAAAAACATGTTCTGTACGTCTAGCTGCCTGAGACTCCAACCCATAGACACAGCAATGGACAAAACAAGACGTATGGTTGCagctttaacaacaggactaaaggtgtcctcataatCTATTCTATACTGTTGCTTAAAACCCTTGGCAACAAGTCTTGCCTTGTATCGATCAATGGTTCCATCAGATTTCCTTTTTATTCTGaaaacccatttgcaatcaataagATTCTTACCTTGCTGTGGAGGGACTAGATGCCATGTGTTATTTTTCTCAAGTGCCAAATATTCTTCCTTCATTGCCTTTTTTCACTTTTCATCACCGAGTGCTTCCTCAAGCGTACTTGGCTCACCTGGTTCACCTGTGGAACAAACTAGGCCATATTTTGTTATATGTTTATAATCAACAGGCTTGATCACACCTTGTTGCAGCCGAGTTTGTCGTTGTGATGGTGCAGCCAAATCTGTGGCCACAGAAGATCCTGAGTCGGGAACAGGAGTTCTGGGCGCTGCAAGTTCCGAGGCAGATCCGCCTCGTGCTCGCCCCGGATCCTCTGTGGCTTCGCCCCGTGACCCAGATGTTGTAGGCGCCGTAGAAGATCCCGGCCTCCCGACCGGCTCGTCAGGAGCACATGATTGCGCAGGCCCGCGTGAATCAGCACCGGATTCAGCGCCCGTCAGCCGCGTCTCGACGCGCCGCTTGTAGCAGCGCAATTCGTCCGGAAAACGCCTACGGCTTCGACCACCCGGGCGCTGCCAGGTGTCGAGCGCTGAGTGGAGAGGAGCGGGTGCGGGGTCGCCTCCAGCTGCGGACGGGCGCGTGGCACGCGCGGAGTCGCTGCCGGTCGCACGAGCGGGCGGACCCGCTGTCGGTTCTGACGCGTCAGCCCGCGCAGGTTGCCTGCGCTGCTGCTCCTGCAGCGATCCCGAGGCGGATCCAGCGCACTCCGAGGCAGATTTGCTCCCCTCCTCGTGACACATGAAATATGGCACTTGGGGATTGATTTGTGCATCATTTTCTTCTCTGTTTTCACTTCCGTTTTCTCCTGCATCATCAAAGCTCATGTGCATGGTTAGGAGGGTTAGTCATCATTGGATCATCACAATTATTTTCTCCCCCGTGATCAAGGCCGGATAGATGAGGTGGCAAAAGAAGTATTTCTTGACAGAGTCTAGCGCCGGCATTAGGATGAAGATCAGCAAAAGGAAATTTGGTTTCATCAAAGACCACATCTCTAGAGATATAGACACGGCCGGTGGAGATGTCAAGGCACTTGACACCTTTATGAAGTGGACTATAGCCAAGAAAAGCACATTGCTTTGAGCGGAACATGAGCTTACGATTATTGTAGGGACGAAGATTGGGCCAACACGCACAACCAAACACACGAAGTGACTTGTAGTCAGGTTTGACATGAAGAAGCCTCTCTACTGGAGTCTCATTATTGATAACACGACTAGGAAGCATGTTGATGATGTGGACAGCCGTGAGGAAAGCCTCATCCCAAAACTTGAGGGGCATGGAGGCGCCGGCTAAGAGGGCTAGTCCTACCTCAACAATGTGTCGGTGTTTACGTTCTGCAGAgccgttttgttggtgagcgtgaGAGCATGATACATGGTGAGAAATATCAAGATTTTGGAAGAAAGAGTTCAACTTTTCGTACTCTCCCCCCCCCCAGTCTAATTGAACAGCAATAATCTTGCTGTCAAACTTGCGCTCAACGAGAGCTTGAAAGTTTTGAAAGACTTGAAAGACGTCGGATcgtttcttaagaagatagatccagGAATATTTACTGTAGTCATCTATAAAGCTCACATAGTAAGTGTGTCGACCAACAGAGCTAggggcaggaccccaaacatcagaaaaaatTAATTGCAATGGTTTTGTAGACACACTAGTTGATAGAGGATAGGGTAACTGATGACTCTTAGCACGTTGACATGAATCACAAACTGTTTCAATATTgcgctcaccaacaaacgggagcttatttttcctaagtaaTCTTTCAACTAAAGAAAAAGAGGCATGGCCTAATCGATCGTGCCATCGGGTTGACGAAAGCTTGGCAACACCGTAGGCTCGTTTATTGAATCTTTGACACTCCGGAAGCAATGGGTAGAGCCCTcgaacgcatctacctcgataAAGCACTTTCTtcgttgcctgatccttgatcaaaaagaaaaaagGATGAAACTCGAGAAAGACATGATTATCAATGGCAATTCTATGAACGGAGAGAAGATTCATACTAGCACTAGGGACATGCAAAAAAATTAGATGAAGGTTGCGATGGGGAGTTTTAATAACTGTATGACCAACGTGACGAATCCTCATACCTGCACCATTGGCAGTGTGGATCTGGTCCTTGCCGCGGTATTTCTCCCGCGTGGTCACCTTCTCGAGCTCGCTGGTGATGTGTTCAGTGGCCCCACTGTCAACGTACCAATTGGTGTCGACGCCGTAGGAGCCGTCCGCAGCTGCAGCAACTTTGTCCTCGTCTTGGgagtcgtagtcatcttcatcgtaGCGGTACCAGCAGTCTTTGGCCGTGTGCCCAAGCTTGCCACAGATCTGACAGCGAGGGGCATCCGGACGAGACCTGGTGGAGCTGCCGCCACGACGAGGTTTGGAGTTGGGGGAGCGGCCGCCGCGGGAGTTGGAGGAGCCACCACCGTTGATGGTGCCTCCAGGCCGCCCTTTGGTGCGGGGAGAGCCACGACCGCGACCACAACCGCGAGATGCGGCGTTGGCCGAGGACTTGAAGCCGCCGGAGGAGCCATGAAATTGGGCCATGCGCTGATCGAAGTTGCTCAGCATGGCATAGAGCTCATCGAGGGTGACAGGCGTGACGCGGGCGTCGAGGGCGGAGACGAGCGGCTGGTAGTCGGCGTCCAGCCCATGGAGGATGTACGAGATCAACTCGTCGTCCTGGATGGGTTTTCCGGCGGCGGCGAGCTCATCAGCGAGGCCGCGGAGGGAGGCGAAGTAGGAGGCAACGGACTGGTTGCCCTTCTGCGCGTTGATGAGCGCAGTTCGGATGTTGTTGACGCGGCTGAGGGATTGGGACGAGAACATGCCCGCCAGAGCCAACCAAAGGTCATGCGTCGTGGTGATCGCGGTGACCGCGACCAGGACCTCCCTGGACAGCGTACTCAGCAAATAGCTGAGCACCTGTTGGTCCTCCCTGACCCAAAgtgggtggagagggttgggctcAGAAGTCTCCTTGCCGTCTTTGTCCTTGGTGACGTGGAGTCTGGCCGGTTCCGGCGAGGTGTCGTCGACGTAGCCGAAGACACCGGTGCCCCGCAGGTGGGGTGTGACCTGCGTGCGCCAGAGCACGTAATTCGTGCGGTTGAGCTTCTCGGTGACCTGGTCGTTGAGGCTAGGTTGGGAGGCGCCGGATGAAGACATGGCTATGGCACTAGACGGAATCGGGATAGCTAGATGGAGAGAGGaagggctctgattaccatgtgcgatATGCGGGAAGCGTCTTGCctcgtttttttttttttgaaaaggggggattccccggcctctgcatcagaaagatgcatgcggccatgtCTTGCCTTGTTAGAGGGACGCGTTGCGTGTTTATATGGCAGGGGCGCACCTCCCTAAATAAGAGCACATACATGAAGTTGTTGGAATTACAGACTTGGAGAAGAAGGGATAAAGGAAGGAGAGTTCGGTTACAGAGGATATGTCAACCGAAACTACTTAAACATCTATCCCTATATCTATCTCTACAATGCGTGTTTAACACAGTGGTGAAGTGTTGGTGCTCTTTTAGTTTTCATTTGATTGTCGGCTTACCATTTCTCATGATGAACATTAGTCTTGGACAAATTTACTGACACCTCATTACCTTTGTTTCACCATGGTGACAGCTATGAGGATTTTGGAGGTAAGCACCTAGAAAAATTTAGAAATGGCAATCTTCTGAACTTTGGTCTGGCCCAGGGTTTGCTCATGCACTGCGaccgcaggttcgatcggcttataTGAAGAATGATTTCGAGTGGGACAGCCTGAAGAAGCTATCGTTCAAGGTTGGTTGTTTTCCACGCCGAAGTATTATCATCACCATCAAGAAGAGACCATTCATAGTTGTTTATTTCTTGCCTTCCATTGCGCATGGGCAGATGGTTGATGAGGCCAACATAAAGCTCATGAGGGATTATGTCCTGGAGACCAGCCACATAGAAGACGACGAGTGAAGATATCCCATGTACCCTCGGCACGTCTGCCGTGCAGGCCTCGATCGATCGACAGCTCTGCACACGCACAGGATTTGATTATGTTCTTTTATTACCAAGTGCGGTTCAAACTCCGTGTATTTGGGACTGGAAATTATCAGATAACGTGACGATGCGCGCTAAAGGATTATACCACGCTGAAACTGAATCCACGGCATCCTGAATCAAGTGCTATTCCCAGTGTTTCACAATGTTCTTCCTTTTTCACTAAGGAGGTTGGAACCCCCAGCCTCTATATCAATTGATGCACACAATCATCTTTATTAAAGTTGATGCAACGCAGCAAGGCCAATGTCATCACAAGTGGATCAAGTATTATGCCCCCTGTTTCACAATGTAATTCATTTTAGTTTTGTCCAAGGCAAACTATATTAAAATTGGTCAACTTTATAGAAAATTAATTTCCATGTCTACAATACAAAAAATAAACACTATGAAAACATGTCCAATGAAGCTCCCGCAAAACAAAAACATGTTCAATGAAGAATTTAAATGATAGTACGTATCAATTGGATGTGCACATGATGGTATTtttcctataaacttggtcaaaatttGAATATCTTTTGACTTGACACAAAAATGGAAGTACCTTATATTGCGAATTTCCGTGCGCAATCAAAATTGGACCGGGTTCCACTATCAAGCACGGCTGGAACAACGCAAAAGTAATGGGATCCCAGGTTTTAAACTGTTGCCTAACGGTAACATCATGATAACTAGAAGTTCAACAAGGCTAGAGAAAGTAAATCAGCGAACTTCTCGTTACGACGGCACAAAAGGACCAGGAATCCTGTGGTTGTATAAGAATGATCCTCCTCGTAAGACTCTAGCAAGCTCGCGTGCACCTTCTAGATAACTTGTCTAAGTTACTCCTCACTGTGACTAGTCAAGCTCGCGTGCACCTTCTGGACAACGAATCCCTTTGATTGTTTCGGCCGAGGAGATATGTACGACTCGGAGCGAATCCCATGTCCCAAGTCTCATGACGAACTGCCATCTGACGTGGCTTTGTTGTTCATGGTCCTTGCTGCCCGTGGACTCTGGCCGGATAAGGTATTCTGTGTGCGTGGAATGAACAGTCAACAAAACCGAAAAGAGGAATCTCAGAGACGAGAGAGGGAAAGGTGAAAGCAACGCTCACGGCCGATCGATATTTCTTCGATAAAATGGCAGTAGATCGATGTCATAGGCTATACAGCTCGTGTAAGGTCATGGCACCCGCTTGATTGGCACAGAAGAGAAGCATCAAGACAGAGAAGAGGTCAAGCACGTGCGGTAATTACAAGTCAAAGAATCACCTCGGTTAATTATTACAATTACTCTGCCTTGATCTGCAAGGACCAACAAGAAAGTGGAATCTGGCTTGATCTAGACTCCACAGGATTGCTCTCCAAGCACCCCGCAGACAAGTTGGCTGGCCAGTGCATCATCCGATGTGGACGCAATTGGTTGCATATGGAACCAGCTAACGTTTCCTCGCACAACTTTTCTCTGTGTCGCCATTAAAGAACTGCTACATcaccatttcaaaaaaaaaaaaaaaaagaactgcTACATCACATCCGAGTCTAGGACGAGGACGACGGTGGTTCACTCGAAGAAATAAACGGTCCTAGGTTACAATGGCAACATTGACCCGTTCTGTACTGCACTCTGCTTTTGTGGTCTGGTCGGATCGGACGGCTCCGGGACGCCCAATAACGACCGAATCTGTCTCACGCTCACTGCACTTTCGCGGAACCCAACGTCAAATGTTGAGCATGCCNNNNNNNNNNNNNNNNNNNNNNNNNNNNNNNNNNNNNNNNNNNNNNNNNNNNNNNNNNNNNNNNNNNNNNNNNNNNNNNNNNNNNNNNNNNNNNNNNNNNNNNNNNNNNNNNNNNNNNNNNNNNNNNNNNNNNNNNNNNNNNNNNNNNNNNNNNNNNNNNNNNNNNNNNNNNNNNNNNNNNNNNNNNNNNNNNNNNNNNNNNNNNNNNNNNNNNNNNNGGGGGGAAACAAACAAACCAAATGTTCACGGTGTAGCCCTACTTTGAATCTTGatcgatactccctccgtccgggtttatttgaCCCGCTTGAAAATCACAGGCCATTAGTTTTAATGTCTTGCCTTGGTCTTTGAGTTTTGTCTAACGGGCCCaataaatccggacggagggagtagcaattcAATCATACATTTAAATCTTAATAAAATCGATGAATGTTCAACAAGTTTTTAAAATTCATCAATCCCAAATTCAACCATATTCCTTGAAAGTGACATTTATCTCAAGATTTCTCTCCTCGAACTTGACCTTCTTCATCACGCATGTTGTTCATCcaaatgggttggtccttgagCTTCATCAAACAATGCATCAATGTGAAGGCCTTGCCCTTTGTTATTTGGTACATCACAACAACGCATCCGGACTATACAATGGTGTGATAATCAGGCTGCAACATTGAGTGAATCAAAGAATTAGTCAACACGCAGAGCAACAAGAAGTAAATTACGATCTCCGTCATTGGCGTCACCGTAGGCCATATTCTTGTCTTGTGCAATCCCATCACAATACTTCATAATGGCGTTTGAAATGGTGTATCATTGATGGAGTAGTGACTTCTCACTGCGATCATTAGGGTCAGGTCTATAGGTGTGCAGATTGTGCGGTCCGCATAGGGCCTATAAATTTAGGAGTCCCAATTTTTTATATAGGCCTATGCTTATGTATAACTAACTGTCCCTGGGCGCTGGGCCACACATGGCGCTGGGCCGCACATCCACGTGAGTCAAGGTGTCGAGCGCCCTCAGGCCACTGCTCAATTGGAAACATGATCGTCGGAAGGATCGCAAATGCCACTCGTGTCACTACAGCCTACAGGAATCCTGCCCCTAGCGCCGGCCGACGGGCGACACGGCGAGTCGATGATAGTTCCTCTCCTTTCGCCAAAACAAAATTGATCGCACCCAGACTCCAGAGTGTTGGCGACGGGAGGCACGGTGACAGTTCCTCTCGGCAAAACAGGTAGCCTGCTTTTGGCGAGTCCTTCTTTCTGATTAACTTTGGCTCCTACTCCTAATTCCTAATTAACTTTTGGCATGTCATTAGAGATGGGTTTTTGTCTCCTCGGTTAAAGATAACAGTATAACAGTTCAATCGGACATGACACAAGACTAGTTAAGTTTGACGGTTCGTCTAATTGCCAAATATTAACAGATATCTCCAATTGATGTTTGTCGCTGTATCACTTTAATTTTATTTTATTCATCTGTCGTATCTTATGTTTTAATAATAAATATTTGAGTCATCACGAGAAAACAACAATCTAGTTTCCAGAAGCGcaagagaaaagaaaaggaacaaaGATTATTAAATTAAATCTTATAAAGGTGCTATGGCCTGGTTTATTAGAATTGCTTGTTACTTCATATTTCTAGCGAGACAGGCCCCATTTTTCAGTTTCGCACAGGGCCTTGGATTTTGCCGGCCCGGCCCTAGCGATCATGGATCACATCCAAATTGTAGGGACAAATAGTGTTTGTGCTCATGAAACTAAGAATGCACATGTTACAAAAATATCATGTCCTCCCTCATCGAGTACCCCGCCACCTTCGTGCTTGCTTCAAAATAAGGAAAAAGTCAAAAAGATTCCTAATGGCTTTTGGCAGAACACCCGTCGGGCATGATGTCCGCCATGAGTGTTGTCAGCAGGTGGCGGATGATACCTACGTGCGGATGGATCTGAGGGTGGTGCCTTGGTGGAGCAAGGGTGGTCCAACAATAACTGGGCGGCGAACGGAGTGATGTAAAGGCGGCGACGGTCTTGATGGGTGCGGCTACAGAGCAAGGGGAGGAACAAATTTAAAGTGGGGAAGAGGGCCCTGGTAGGGGGTTGGATGGGTCGGATGTGTCGTAGTCCGTCGTGCGGATGTCACTCTCCCAATCCTTCCACAAGTTTGTTTCTGATTTCATGAAATTCGAACATCTAGACCGGTTCATGGACGATTTTATGCACAATGCTAAAAATGTTTGAACCACGTCTAGCAATGTTTTGATGCACAGAGTTGGAGATGCCCTGAGTTCATCTCACCATGCATGCTTGTCACTCTGTGGGAGAGACGAGAGTGATCTGGTTATTCAACTTGTCTTGCGTCGTATCGCGTGGGCTATTATCCCGCGCTACTATTAGGGTTTTCCCTAATAGTGAATGTTCGTCTAATTGCCAAATATTGACGTATAATCTCCAATTGACATCTTGCTGCCGTATCACTTTAATTTTATTTTATTAACCTTTTGTATCTTGTGTTCTAATAATACAGATTTGAGTCGTCATGGGAAAACATCAATCTTGTCTCCAGAAACgcaagagagagaaaaaaacagAATTTAATTAAATCCTACAAAGGTGCTATGGACCTATTTATTAGAATTGCTCGTTAGTTCATCTTTTTTAGTGAGATAGGCCCGCACACGGGGCTTCGGATTTCGCCGGCCCGGCCTTGGCGATCATGGATAACATCCAAATTGTAGGGGCACTTAGTGCTTGTGCTCATGAAACCAAGAATGGACATGACAATGGATCCTTCCTCATCAAGTACCCCGCCACCTTCCCGCTTGCTTCAAAATAAGGGGAAAGTCAAAAAGATTCGCAATGGCTTTTGGGCGAACACTTACGAGGCGTGGTGTCCACCATGAACGGCGTCAGCAAGGGGGCGGATGATGCATGGGTGCAGACGGATCCGAGGGTGCAACGACGACGAAGTATAGGGCGCCCTTAGTAGAGCAAGGGTGGTACAGCAAGAACTGGGCGGCAGGCGGAGTGGTATAAAGGCGGCAACGGTCTTGTTGGGTGCAGATACAGGGGAGGAACGGAGTGGGGAAAGGGCCCTGGTAGGCAGGGGCGGCGCTAGGGGCATTCTTAGGTCTTCATGTGAATACCCATGATTTTTATAAAACAGTGTTGATTTTGGCAAAAAAGTGACAATTTTTAAAAAACAACAATGATTTTGGTAAAATGAATACACATGAATATTCGGTTGCAAATTCCTTGAGCCGCCACTGCTGGTAGGTGATTGGATGGGTCGGATGTGTCGAAGTCCTTTTATGCGCAATGCTCAAAATGTTTGAACCACGCCTAGCAAATGTTTTGATGCACACCGTTGGAAATGCCCTGAGTTCATCTCACCATGCTTTACACTCTGTGGGGCAGACGAGAGTGGTATGGTTAGCCAACTTGTTGTCTTGCGTCGGATCGCATGTCGTCTCCTCTCTCCGACGCCTCAGCCAGAGTCGCATTCTAGTCTCCGTGCCGGGCCGCGCCCTTGCTTCCTCGAACCTTCGCTCCGGTTGGACTTTGAAGCCCGGAGCCGCCATTCTTATACCCCCGGCCAACCCCTGTCCGTCCGTCCCCCAACCCCAGTAACTCCACCCATGTCTCCATCCAGACCAGTCAATCCATAGCTCCATACTCGTCGCACTTTGCACGCTTCGCCTCGAGGTCACCAGCCATGGACGAGGAGTTCTCGCCGCTCTCGCCGTCCCTCTTCCTCGACCTGCCGCCCACCCCGCCCCCCGCCGCCGACGTCGACCTCGACTTCATCTCGCGCATGCTCATGGAGGAGGACATCGACGACAAGTTCTTCTACCAGTACCCCGACCAGCCCGCCATCCTCGACGCCCAGCGCCCCTACCAGCAGATCATCtccgacaccaccaccacctcttccGGCTCGCCTAACGGCACCACCTCCTCCTGCTCGCCTAACGGCACCACCTTCTCCGATGGCAACGCCATGAGCAGCAGCAACGCCGCGACGTCCTCCTCCGAGGAGACCAACAACTTCTCCTGGCCCTACGACCCGCTCGAGCTCTCGCAGCTCCTCCGCTCCCCACCTTACCTCGACGACATGCTGTTCGGCGGCCTCGTCCCCGATTCCCCCGCCGACGAGGATACCAGGAACTCGTTCGTTGCTGACGCCCCAGCTGCGGGGTTCCAGCAGAGTCCGCCGCAATTCAAGGGCGCGGCCGACGGGGCCGGCGCGTTCTTCGGCCAGAACGGCGGCAGCCCGGGCACCCAGAGTTCGGCAGTCTTAAATGGCCCGGCGGAGGAGAAGGAGGCCGAGCGGAAGCCGGCGATGTTTTCCGCTGGCGACGGCGGCCAGGGCGGGCTGCTCTCGGCCTTCTTCAGCAACGGCGGCGACATGGACATGCTCAACTCGGCCTTCCTCAAGGGCATGGAGGAGGCCAACAAGTTCTTGCCGACCAACAACACCCTCCTCGAGGCCATCCCCGGCAAGGAAAAGGAGCGCGGCTTCATCGTCAAGAAGGAGGAGGCGGCGAACGGGACACCGACGTCCGGCAATGGCCGCCGGGGCCGCAAGTACAGGTACGAGGAGGACGACCTGGACGCGGAGACCGCCAGGAGCAGCAAGCTGATGATGCCGGACAGCGAGGAGACCGGCGCGCGCGAGATGTTCGACGAAATAATGCTGGAGGGGTACGAGACGTGCATGCGAGGGATAGAGGAGCTGCGCCTCGCCATGGACAgcgaggccaagaagaagaacgggaAGGCGGCGCGCGCGAAGAAGAGCGAGGTTGTCGACCTGCGCACCATGCTCATCCACTGCGCGCAGGCCGTGGCCGCAGGCGACCGCCGGGGCGCGACCGAGCTGCTCAGGCAGATCAAGCAGCACTCCGGGCCGACGGGGGACGCCACGCAGAGGCTGGCGCACTGCTTCGCCGAGGGGCTGGAAGCGCGGCTCGCGGGCACGGGGAGCCAGGTGTACCAGTCGCTGGTGGCCAAGCGCACCTCGGTGGTGGAGTTCCTCAAGGCCTACAAGCTGTTCATGGCGGCCTGCTGCTTCAAGAAGGCCAACTTCGGGTTCGCCAACAAGACCATCCTGAACGCCGTGGCCGGGAAGCGCCGCCTGCACATCGTGGACTTCGGGGTGCAGTACGGGCTTCAATGGCCGGGCCTGATGCGGTGGCTGGCGCAGAGAGACGGCGGGCCGCCGGAGGTGAGGATCACGGGCATCGACCTCCCGCAGCCCGGGTTCCGCCCGGCCCGCCAGGTCGAGGAGACCGGCCGCCGGCTCAGCAGCTGCGCCCGCGAGCTGGGCGTGCCGTTCAAGTTCCACGGCGTGGCGGCCAAGTGGGACACCGTGCGCGGCGAGGACCTGCGCATCGACCCGGACGAGGTGCTCGTGGTGCACTGCCAGTGCGGCCTCCGGAACCTGATGGACGACAGCGTCGCGGTGACCACGAGCAGCTCCAGCCCCAGGGACGTGGTGCTGCGGAACATCCGCGACATGAAGCCCGACGTGTTCGTGGAGTGCGTGGCGAACGGCGGCTACGGCGCGCCCTTCTTCGTGACGCGGTTCAGGGAGGCGCTCTTCTTCTACTCGGCGCACTTCGACATACTGGACGCGACCATCCCGCGGGACAACGACGAGCGACTGATGATCGAGCGGGACCTCATCGGGCGGGGCGCGCTGAACGTGATCGCCTGCGAGGGCGCGGACCGGGTGGAGCGGCCGGAGACGTACCGGCAGTGGCAGGCGCGGAACCGGCGGGCGGGGCTCCGGCAGCTGCCGCTGGACCTGGAGGTGGTCGGGATGGTGAGGGAGAAGGTGAGGGAGCACTACCACAAGGACTTCCTCATCGACGTGGATCACCAGTGGCTGCTGCAGGGGTGGAAAGGCAGAGTGCTCTACGCTCTCTCCACATGGGTTGCTGCCGACGATGATAGCTAGAAGTCTTTCATAAATCTATATGGTTCGGGTCACTGCCGTTTCAGGATGGCTTGGACTGGTGGTGGCACCTGTATGGTAGAAATAAGTAGAGATGCAACAAGATTACTGGAGTACTTACTATGTAAATTAGATGCTTATTAGAGATTAGtgtgaaaaaacgtcttacattatgagacggagggagttgtGCTAATGTACA
This portion of the Triticum dicoccoides isolate Atlit2015 ecotype Zavitan chromosome 7A, WEW_v2.0, whole genome shotgun sequence genome encodes:
- the LOC119334758 gene encoding scarecrow-like protein 34, yielding MDEEFSPLSPSLFLDLPPTPPPAADVDLDFISRMLMEEDIDDKFFYQYPDQPAILDAQRPYQQIISDTTTTSSGSPNGTTSSCSPNGTTFSDGNAMSSSNAATSSSEETNNFSWPYDPLELSQLLRSPPYLDDMLFGGLVPDSPADEDTRNSFVADAPAAGFQQSPPQFKGAADGAGAFFGQNGGSPGTQSSAVLNGPAEEKEAERKPAMFSAGDGGQGGLLSAFFSNGGDMDMLNSAFLKGMEEANKFLPTNNTLLEAIPGKEKERGFIVKKEEAANGTPTSGNGRRGRKYRYEEDDLDAETARSSKLMMPDSEETGAREMFDEIMLEGYETCMRGIEELRLAMDSEAKKKNGKAARAKKSEVVDLRTMLIHCAQAVAAGDRRGATELLRQIKQHSGPTGDATQRLAHCFAEGLEARLAGTGSQVYQSLVAKRTSVVEFLKAYKLFMAACCFKKANFGFANKTILNAVAGKRRLHIVDFGVQYGLQWPGLMRWLAQRDGGPPEVRITGIDLPQPGFRPARQVEETGRRLSSCARELGVPFKFHGVAAKWDTVRGEDLRIDPDEVLVVHCQCGLRNLMDDSVAVTTSSSSPRDVVLRNIRDMKPDVFVECVANGGYGAPFFVTRFREALFFYSAHFDILDATIPRDNDERLMIERDLIGRGALNVIACEGADRVERPETYRQWQARNRRAGLRQLPLDLEVVGMVREKVREHYHKDFLIDVDHQWLLQGWKGRVLYALSTWVAADDDS